One window of the Pseudomonas lurida genome contains the following:
- a CDS encoding putative 2-aminoethylphosphonate ABC transporter substrate-binding protein: MFKPLALVAAVLTAFSLNAFAKTELTVYTALEAEQLKTYKQAFEKANPDIEIKWVRDSTGIITAKLLAEKARPQADVVWGLAASSLAILDQQGMLDNYAPKDLDKIGKNYRDAANPPAWVGMDVWAATICFNTVEAEKQGLTKPVSWQDLTKPEYKGKIVMPNPASSGTGFLDVSAWLQTYGEQQGWQYMDDLHQNIGQYVHSGSKPCKLAASGEFPIGISFEYPAVQLKRQGAPLDIILPKEGLGWDIEATAVIKGTAHADAARKLADFSASTAAMDLYKDNFAVLAQPGIAKPQTELPADYEQRLIKNDFAWASKNRDSILAEWRKRYDGKSEKVAGQ; encoded by the coding sequence ATGTTCAAGCCCCTGGCGCTGGTCGCTGCCGTACTCACTGCATTCAGCCTGAATGCCTTCGCCAAGACCGAATTGACCGTGTACACGGCCCTCGAAGCCGAGCAGTTGAAGACCTATAAGCAGGCGTTCGAAAAGGCCAACCCCGACATCGAGATCAAATGGGTGCGTGACTCCACCGGCATCATCACCGCCAAGCTGCTGGCCGAGAAAGCTCGCCCGCAGGCCGATGTGGTCTGGGGCCTGGCCGCCTCCAGCCTGGCGATCCTCGACCAGCAAGGCATGCTGGACAACTATGCGCCGAAGGATCTGGACAAGATCGGCAAAAACTACCGCGACGCCGCCAACCCACCCGCCTGGGTCGGCATGGACGTGTGGGCCGCGACCATCTGCTTCAACACCGTCGAAGCCGAGAAACAGGGCCTGACCAAGCCGGTGAGCTGGCAGGACCTCACTAAGCCGGAGTACAAGGGCAAGATCGTCATGCCCAACCCCGCCTCCTCCGGCACGGGCTTCCTGGACGTCAGCGCCTGGTTGCAGACCTACGGCGAGCAGCAAGGCTGGCAGTACATGGACGACCTGCACCAGAACATCGGCCAGTACGTTCACTCCGGCTCCAAGCCGTGCAAGCTGGCGGCTTCAGGTGAATTCCCGATCGGGATTTCCTTCGAATACCCGGCCGTTCAACTCAAGCGCCAGGGCGCGCCGCTGGACATCATCCTGCCAAAAGAAGGCCTGGGTTGGGACATCGAAGCGACTGCCGTGATCAAGGGCACCGCCCACGCCGACGCGGCAAGAAAACTCGCCGACTTCTCCGCGAGCACAGCGGCCATGGACCTGTACAAGGACAACTTCGCCGTCCTCGCCCAGCCCGGCATTGCCAAGCCGCAGACCGAGTTGCCGGCCGACTATGAACAGCGCCTGATCAAGAATGACTTCGCCTGGGCGTCGAAGAACCGCGACAGCATCCTGGCCGAGTGGCGCAAGCGCTATGACGGCAAGTCGGAAAAAGTGGCGGGCCAGTAA
- a CDS encoding thymidylate synthase has translation MKQYLELLNDVVTNGLTKGDRTGTGTKAVFARQYRHNLADGFPLLTTKKLHFKSIANELIWMLSGNTNIKWLNENGVKIWDEWATEDGDLGPVYGEQWTAWPTKDGGTINQIDYMVHTLKTNPNSRRILFHGWNVEYLPDETKSPQENARNGKQALPPCHLLYQAFVHDGHLSMQLYIRSSDVFLGLPYNTAALALLTHMLAQQCDLIPHEIIVTTGDTHAYSNHMEQIRTQLARTPKKLPELVIKRKPASIYDYTFEDFEIVGYDADPSIKADVAI, from the coding sequence ATGAAGCAATATCTCGAACTACTGAACGACGTCGTGACCAATGGATTGACCAAGGGCGATCGCACCGGCACCGGCACCAAGGCCGTGTTCGCCCGTCAGTATCGGCATAACTTGGCCGACGGCTTCCCACTGCTGACCACCAAGAAGCTTCACTTCAAAAGCATCGCCAACGAGCTGATCTGGATGTTGAGCGGCAACACCAACATTAAGTGGCTCAACGAAAATGGCGTGAAAATCTGGGACGAATGGGCCACCGAAGACGGTGACCTGGGCCCGGTCTACGGTGAACAGTGGACTGCCTGGCCAACCAAGGACGGCGGCACGATCAACCAGATCGATTACATGGTCCACACCCTCAAGACCAACCCTAACAGCCGCCGCATCCTGTTCCACGGTTGGAACGTCGAGTACCTGCCCGACGAAACCAAGAGCCCGCAGGAAAACGCTCGCAACGGCAAGCAAGCCCTGCCACCGTGCCACCTGCTGTACCAGGCGTTCGTGCACGACGGTCACCTGTCGATGCAGTTGTACATCCGCAGCTCCGACGTCTTCCTCGGCCTGCCGTACAACACTGCCGCGCTGGCCTTGCTGACCCACATGCTGGCCCAGCAGTGCGACCTGATCCCGCACGAGATCATCGTCACCACCGGCGACACCCACGCCTACAGCAACCACATGGAACAGATCCGCACCCAACTGGCGCGTACGCCGAAGAAACTGCCGGAACTGGTGATCAAGCGCAAACCCGCATCGATCTACGACTACACGTTCGAAGACTTCGAAATCGTGGGCTACGACGCCGACCCAAGCATCAAGGCCGACGTCGCCATCTAA
- a CDS encoding putative 2-aminoethylphosphonate ABC transporter ATP-binding protein, producing MNTALTQPGAPMKVRGIQKRFGAFTALDNVSLDVAAGELVCLLGPSGCGKTTLLRCIAGLERQDSGELYLGERDVSLLPPQARDYGILFQSYALFPNLTVEANIGYGLTGSGRDEVRKRVGQMLELVGLVGSEKKYPGQLSGGQQQRVALARALAPAPSLLLLDEPMSALDARVREHLCTELRQLQRRLGITTLMVTHNQDEAMLMADRIAVMNNGKVEQYATPQEIYDRPATPFVAEFVGQGNWLPFSRNSASHAQVGGMNMRLADDAGVASSGRLFCRPEAISVNPPVHEENLFPAKVREITFLGNRCRMSFELEQLPGHPLLAELAPEAMPRLGAQDIWVALPPRSLQVFA from the coding sequence ATGAACACAGCCCTGACCCAACCCGGCGCGCCCATGAAGGTGCGCGGTATCCAGAAGCGCTTTGGCGCCTTTACCGCACTGGATAACGTCTCCCTGGACGTCGCCGCCGGCGAGCTGGTGTGCCTGCTGGGCCCGTCCGGTTGCGGCAAGACCACCTTGCTGCGCTGCATCGCCGGCCTGGAACGCCAGGACAGCGGCGAGCTGTACCTGGGCGAGCGTGATGTTTCCCTGCTGCCGCCCCAGGCGCGGGACTACGGCATTCTCTTCCAGTCCTACGCGCTGTTTCCCAACCTTACCGTCGAAGCGAATATCGGCTACGGCCTCACCGGCAGCGGTCGTGATGAAGTGCGCAAGCGCGTCGGCCAGATGCTTGAGCTCGTCGGCCTGGTGGGCAGCGAAAAGAAATACCCCGGCCAGCTCTCGGGTGGCCAACAGCAACGGGTTGCCCTGGCCCGTGCCCTGGCCCCGGCACCGTCGCTATTGCTGCTCGATGAGCCCATGTCGGCCCTCGACGCCCGGGTGCGCGAGCACCTGTGCACCGAGCTGCGCCAGCTGCAACGCCGCCTGGGCATTACCACGCTGATGGTCACCCACAACCAGGACGAAGCCATGCTGATGGCCGACCGCATCGCCGTGATGAACAACGGCAAGGTCGAGCAGTACGCGACGCCCCAGGAGATCTACGACCGCCCGGCCACGCCGTTCGTGGCGGAGTTTGTCGGCCAGGGCAACTGGCTGCCGTTCAGCCGCAACAGCGCCAGCCATGCCCAGGTGGGCGGGATGAACATGCGCCTGGCCGATGACGCCGGCGTGGCCAGCTCCGGGCGCCTGTTCTGCCGCCCAGAGGCGATCAGCGTCAACCCGCCGGTGCACGAAGAGAACCTGTTCCCGGCCAAGGTCCGCGAGATCACCTTCCTCGGCAACCGCTGCCGCATGAGCTTCGAACTGGAGCAGTTGCCCGGCCACCCGTTGCTGGCGGAACTGGCTCCGGAGGCTATGCCACGCCTGGGTGCCCAGGATATCTGGGTGGCCTTGCCGCCACGCAGCCTGCAGGTGTTTGCCTGA
- a CDS encoding LysR family transcriptional regulator, with protein sequence MLSAELKAFYMVARQGSITQAAKKLGLSQPTVTTQIRNLESQYGVELFYRGGRRLTVSDDGARLLPMVKALLQQEADIEFFLRNNGQVQGALRIAATAPYYILDLVKAFRERLPQVDVSVEIGNSQQVLEALDDYRVDVAASSQLLEDSRLIRRVLGTDPLVLAVHRNHPLAKLDHVPLNALAGHTLLMREAGSTTRRLTEEMLQGAGVSYGPLLEIGSRESIREAVLRNIGISIIARQEVPHDPQLRVLTIENAPQIPEYLYCLKERKGARLPAAFLGLAQEMSPL encoded by the coding sequence GTGCTGAGTGCCGAGTTGAAGGCGTTTTACATGGTGGCCCGCCAGGGCAGCATTACCCAGGCGGCGAAAAAACTCGGCCTGAGCCAGCCCACGGTCACCACCCAGATCCGTAACCTGGAAAGCCAGTACGGTGTCGAACTGTTCTACCGAGGCGGCCGCCGCCTCACCGTCAGCGACGACGGCGCGCGCCTGCTGCCGATGGTCAAGGCGCTGTTGCAGCAGGAGGCGGATATCGAGTTCTTCCTTCGCAACAATGGCCAGGTCCAGGGTGCACTGAGAATTGCCGCGACAGCACCGTATTACATCCTCGACCTGGTCAAAGCGTTTCGCGAGCGCTTGCCGCAAGTGGACGTGTCGGTGGAAATCGGCAACTCCCAGCAAGTGCTGGAAGCCCTGGATGACTACCGCGTCGACGTTGCCGCCTCCTCGCAACTGCTGGAAGACTCGCGCCTGATTCGGCGTGTATTGGGCACCGACCCCCTGGTGCTGGCGGTGCACCGCAACCATCCCCTGGCCAAGCTCGACCATGTGCCCCTCAATGCATTGGCCGGGCACACCTTGTTGATGCGTGAAGCGGGTTCCACCACGCGGCGCCTCACCGAAGAAATGCTGCAGGGCGCTGGCGTGAGTTATGGCCCACTGCTGGAAATCGGCAGCCGCGAGTCGATCCGCGAAGCGGTGCTGCGCAATATCGGCATCAGCATCATCGCCCGTCAGGAAGTGCCCCACGACCCGCAACTGCGGGTGCTGACCATCGAAAATGCACCGCAGATCCCCGAGTACCTGTACTGCCTCAAGGAGCGCAAAGGCGCGCGGTTGCCGGCGGCGTTTCTAGGGTTGGCGCAGGAGATGTCGCCGCTCTGA
- the lgt gene encoding prolipoprotein diacylglyceryl transferase, giving the protein MLPYPQIDPVALAIGPLKIHWYGLMYLIGIGGAWLLASRRLNRFDPTWTKEKLSDMVFWLSMGVIVGGRLGYVLFYDLSAYIANPTLIFEVWKGGMAFHGGFIGVMIAAWWFGRRNGKSFFQLMDFVAPMVPIGLGAGRIGNFINAELWGKPTDVPWAMVFPPFSDPAQLPRHPSQLYQFALEGVALFLILYLFSRKPRPTMAVSGMFALFYGIFRFIVEFVRVPDAQLGYLAWGWLTMGQVLSIPMILVGLGLLWWAYNRPQPLKNAAL; this is encoded by the coding sequence ATGCTGCCTTACCCGCAGATCGACCCGGTGGCCCTGGCCATCGGTCCGCTGAAAATCCACTGGTACGGGTTGATGTACCTGATCGGCATCGGCGGTGCATGGTTGCTGGCCTCCCGGCGCCTGAACCGCTTCGACCCGACCTGGACCAAGGAGAAACTCTCCGACATGGTCTTCTGGCTGTCGATGGGGGTGATTGTTGGCGGACGCCTGGGGTATGTGCTGTTCTACGATCTTTCCGCGTACATCGCCAACCCCACGCTGATCTTCGAAGTGTGGAAGGGCGGCATGGCATTCCACGGTGGCTTCATCGGCGTGATGATTGCCGCCTGGTGGTTTGGCCGCCGCAACGGCAAGTCGTTCTTCCAACTGATGGACTTCGTTGCTCCGATGGTGCCGATTGGCCTGGGCGCCGGGCGTATCGGTAACTTCATCAACGCCGAGTTATGGGGCAAGCCGACCGACGTGCCGTGGGCCATGGTGTTCCCGCCGTTCAGCGACCCGGCGCAATTGCCGCGCCATCCGTCGCAGCTTTACCAGTTCGCGTTGGAAGGCGTGGCACTGTTCCTTATCCTGTACCTCTTCTCGCGCAAGCCGCGCCCCACCATGGCGGTGTCGGGCATGTTCGCGCTGTTCTACGGGATCTTCCGCTTCATCGTAGAATTCGTACGCGTACCGGATGCCCAGTTGGGTTACCTGGCGTGGGGCTGGCTGACCATGGGTCAGGTCCTCAGTATTCCGATGATATTGGTAGGCCTGGGCCTGCTGTGGTGGGCTTACAATCGCCCGCAACCCCTGAAGAACGCTGCGCTTTAA
- a CDS encoding NRDE family protein, with the protein MCLIVFAWRPGHAQPLIVAANRDEFYARPSLPLAQWADAPHVYAGRDQEAGGTWLGVSAEGRFAALTNIRDPHQPPARKSRGELVARFLSGSLPIDEYLADVNGRSIEYAGFNLLVGTRDELWYYNANHTEPTRLKAGVYGLSNAGLDTPWPKLLKAKAALSEILENPQPHALLDILSDPQTAPFAELPDTGVGLATESLLSSVFIASPSYGTRASTALIVNADGSRRMVERSFGPLGGRLGEVELTI; encoded by the coding sequence ATGTGCCTGATTGTTTTCGCCTGGCGGCCGGGCCACGCCCAGCCGTTGATCGTCGCGGCCAACCGCGATGAGTTCTACGCCCGCCCGAGCCTGCCGCTGGCCCAATGGGCGGATGCGCCTCACGTCTACGCCGGTCGCGACCAGGAAGCCGGCGGCACCTGGCTGGGGGTCAGTGCCGAAGGGCGCTTTGCCGCCCTGACCAATATCCGCGACCCTCACCAGCCGCCGGCCCGCAAGTCCCGTGGGGAACTGGTGGCGCGCTTTCTCAGCGGTTCACTGCCGATCGACGAGTATCTGGCCGACGTTAACGGCCGCTCGATTGAATACGCCGGGTTCAACCTGCTAGTGGGCACACGGGATGAGTTGTGGTACTACAACGCCAACCATACCGAACCGACACGGTTGAAGGCCGGGGTGTATGGGTTATCCAATGCAGGGCTGGATACGCCGTGGCCCAAGTTGCTCAAGGCCAAGGCGGCGCTGAGCGAAATACTCGAAAATCCTCAGCCGCACGCCTTGCTGGATATCCTGAGCGATCCCCAGACCGCGCCCTTTGCCGAATTGCCGGATACCGGCGTGGGGTTGGCGACCGAGAGCCTGCTGTCGAGCGTATTCATTGCCAGCCCCAGTTACGGGACTCGGGCGAGCACGGCGTTGATTGTGAATGCGGATGGATCGCGGCGGATGGTGGAACGCAGTTTTGGGCCGCTGGGTGGGCGGTTGGGCGAGGTAGAACTCACGATTTAG
- a CDS encoding heavy metal translocating P-type ATPase, which translates to MSDSIHTPHKHDHDHDHAPKKLTPVHDHGHGGSCCSGAPAPALVQLSEAPTAGSRLSTFRIEAMDCPTEQTLIQNKLGKLAGVQQLEFNLINRILGVTHDLPSTAPIIDAVKSLGMQADPIEEGTPAAEPPAKKHWWPLAVSGVGALGAEVLHFTNAAPTWVIAVVALVSILSGGLTTYKKGWIALKNLNLNINALMSIAVTGAILIGQWPEAAMVMFLFTVAELIEAKSLDRARNAISGLMQMTPEQATVQQADGTWVEKEVKSIELGAIVRVKPGERIGLDGEVTAGQSTIDQAPITGESLPIEKTVGDKVFAGTINQAGSLEYTVTAAANNSTLARIIHAVEQAQGARAPTQRFVDSFSKIYTPAVFLFALGVALIPPLFIAGAWFDWIYRALVLLVVACPCALVISTPVTIVSGLAAAARKGILIKGGVYLEGGYKLDYLALDKTGTITHGKPVQTDYLALFPTVEDRAPALAASLAGRSDHPVSLAIANAAVDKNLPVDVVDNFEALAGRGVRGDINGETYYLGNHRLVEDLGLCSPELEEKLFALEKQGKSVVLLLDKSGPLALFAVADTVKDSSREAIQQLHELGIKTLMLTGDNTHTAQAIAAQVGIDRAQGDLLPTDKLQAIETLYGQGHRVGMVGDGINDAPALARAEIGFAMAAAGTDTAIETADVALMDDDLRKIPAFIRLSRQTSSILKQNIALALVIKAIFLVVTFLGLATMWMAVFADMGVALLVVFNGLRLLRK; encoded by the coding sequence ATGAGCGATTCCATCCACACCCCGCACAAGCATGACCACGACCACGACCATGCCCCGAAGAAATTGACCCCCGTGCATGACCACGGGCACGGCGGCTCGTGCTGTTCCGGCGCTCCTGCGCCAGCGCTCGTTCAATTGAGCGAAGCGCCTACCGCGGGCTCGCGGCTGAGCACCTTCCGCATCGAAGCCATGGACTGCCCCACCGAGCAGACGCTGATCCAGAACAAACTGGGCAAGCTTGCGGGCGTGCAGCAGCTGGAATTCAACCTGATCAACCGTATCCTGGGTGTCACCCATGACTTGCCGAGCACTGCGCCGATCATCGACGCGGTCAAATCCCTGGGCATGCAGGCCGACCCCATCGAAGAAGGCACGCCTGCCGCCGAGCCTCCTGCCAAGAAACACTGGTGGCCGCTGGCGGTGTCCGGCGTCGGCGCGCTGGGCGCCGAAGTGCTGCACTTCACCAACGCCGCGCCCACTTGGGTCATCGCGGTGGTCGCGCTGGTGTCGATCCTCAGCGGCGGCCTCACCACCTACAAAAAGGGCTGGATTGCCCTGAAAAACCTCAACCTGAACATCAATGCGTTGATGAGCATTGCGGTGACCGGTGCGATCCTGATCGGCCAGTGGCCGGAGGCCGCGATGGTGATGTTCCTGTTCACCGTGGCCGAGTTGATCGAAGCCAAATCCCTGGACCGTGCGCGCAATGCCATCAGTGGCTTGATGCAGATGACGCCCGAGCAGGCTACGGTGCAGCAGGCGGATGGGACATGGGTTGAAAAAGAGGTAAAAAGCATCGAGCTGGGCGCCATCGTGCGGGTCAAGCCCGGCGAGCGCATCGGCCTGGACGGTGAAGTCACTGCCGGCCAATCCACCATCGATCAGGCGCCGATCACCGGTGAAAGCCTGCCGATTGAAAAGACCGTGGGCGATAAAGTCTTCGCGGGCACCATCAACCAGGCCGGTTCCCTGGAATACACCGTCACCGCAGCTGCCAACAACTCGACCCTGGCGCGCATCATTCACGCGGTGGAACAGGCCCAAGGCGCGCGGGCGCCGACTCAGCGGTTTGTCGACAGCTTCTCGAAGATCTACACCCCGGCCGTGTTCCTGTTCGCCCTGGGTGTCGCGCTGATTCCGCCGCTGTTCATCGCTGGCGCCTGGTTTGACTGGATCTACCGTGCCCTGGTACTGCTGGTGGTCGCCTGCCCGTGTGCGCTGGTGATTTCCACCCCAGTGACCATCGTCAGTGGTCTCGCGGCCGCTGCGCGCAAAGGCATCCTGATCAAGGGCGGCGTGTATTTGGAGGGCGGTTACAAGCTCGACTACCTGGCCCTCGACAAGACCGGCACGATCACCCACGGCAAGCCGGTGCAGACCGATTACCTGGCCCTGTTCCCCACTGTCGAAGACCGCGCGCCGGCGTTGGCCGCCAGTCTGGCCGGGCGTTCCGATCACCCGGTGTCGCTGGCGATTGCGAATGCGGCTGTGGATAAAAACCTGCCGGTTGACGTTGTGGATAACTTCGAGGCCCTGGCCGGTCGCGGCGTACGCGGCGATATCAACGGTGAAACCTACTACCTGGGCAACCATCGCCTGGTGGAAGACCTGGGCCTGTGCTCGCCGGAGCTGGAAGAAAAACTCTTCGCCCTGGAAAAACAGGGCAAATCGGTGGTGCTGCTGCTCGACAAGTCTGGCCCCCTGGCGCTGTTCGCCGTGGCCGACACGGTCAAGGACAGCAGCCGTGAAGCCATCCAGCAATTGCATGAGCTGGGCATCAAGACCCTGATGCTTACCGGCGACAACACCCACACCGCCCAGGCGATTGCCGCTCAGGTCGGCATCGACCGGGCCCAAGGCGACCTGTTGCCTACCGACAAACTGCAAGCCATCGAAACCCTCTACGGCCAAGGCCATCGCGTGGGCATGGTCGGCGACGGGATCAACGACGCCCCGGCCCTGGCCCGCGCCGAGATCGGTTTTGCCATGGCCGCCGCCGGTACCGACACTGCCATCGAGACGGCCGACGTGGCGCTGATGGATGATGACCTGCGCAAGATTCCGGCATTCATTCGTCTGTCGCGACAAACGTCGAGTATCCTCAAGCAAAACATCGCCCTGGCGCTGGTGATCAAGGCGATCTTCCTGGTGGTCACCTTCCTGGGCCTGGCCACCATGTGGATGGCGGTGTTTGCCGACATGGGCGTGGCCCTGCTGGTGGTGTTCAATGGCCTGCGCCTGTTGCGCAAATAA
- a CDS encoding sulfite exporter TauE/SafE family protein, with protein sequence MEFLLYLLLGACAGVLAGLFGVGGGIIIVPVLVFSFTLQGFDPQVLTHLAVGTSLATIIFTSVNAVREHHRRGAVRWPIFVWMTLGILIGAGFGALTAEAISGPHLQKIIGVFALLVALQLALDVKPKASRTVPGKVGLTLAGSVIGWASAIFGIGGGSLTVPFLTWRSVPMQQAVATSSACGLPIALASASSFMILGWHDPLLPAHSLGFVYLPALLGIALTSMVFARFGARLAHRLSPRMLKRLFAGLLFCVGLNFLL encoded by the coding sequence ATGGAATTTCTGCTGTATTTGCTGCTTGGCGCCTGTGCGGGCGTGCTCGCCGGGCTGTTTGGCGTGGGCGGCGGGATCATCATCGTGCCGGTGCTGGTGTTCAGCTTCACCTTGCAGGGCTTCGACCCGCAGGTGCTGACCCACTTGGCCGTGGGCACGTCCCTGGCGACGATCATCTTTACCTCGGTGAACGCCGTGCGTGAGCACCACCGGCGTGGCGCGGTGCGTTGGCCGATCTTTGTGTGGATGACCCTGGGGATCCTGATCGGCGCGGGCTTTGGTGCATTGACCGCCGAGGCGATTTCCGGCCCGCACCTGCAAAAAATCATCGGAGTGTTTGCCTTGCTGGTGGCCCTGCAATTGGCCCTGGACGTCAAGCCCAAGGCCAGCCGGACGGTGCCGGGCAAGGTCGGCCTGACCCTCGCCGGCAGCGTGATTGGCTGGGCCTCGGCGATTTTCGGGATTGGCGGCGGCTCGCTGACCGTACCGTTTTTGACCTGGCGCAGCGTGCCGATGCAGCAGGCGGTCGCCACTTCATCGGCCTGTGGCCTGCCAATTGCGTTGGCCAGTGCATCAAGTTTCATGATTCTGGGCTGGCATGACCCACTGTTGCCCGCTCATAGTCTAGGGTTCGTGTATTTGCCGGCGCTGCTGGGCATTGCCCTGACCAGCATGGTGTTTGCGCGTTTTGGCGCGCGCCTGGCGCACCGGTTGTCGCCGCGTATGCTCAAGCGGTTGTTCGCCGGGTTGTTGTTCTGTGTCGGCCTAAACTTTTTGCTTTGA
- a CDS encoding putative 2-aminoethylphosphonate ABC transporter permease subunit, whose translation MATVMTLPHQVSRAETGDRIFVLGGKWLWLLLLGVAVLLPLLAIFWRGFSSEAGQGGGLVAARELVTSDNFHWLLGNSLKVSLSVAAIVVPIAYLFAYALQRTLIPGKAIWRGLSLLPLMAPSMLPGIALVYLFGNQGMLRGLLSENIYGFWGIVLGEVIYTFPHALMILLSALSLADARLFDAASSMGASPARAFRSITWPATRQAVFAAFCLVFTLTITDFGVPVVVGGDYQVLALEAYKAVVGQQQFGRGALIGMVLLLPALFSFGVDAWLRRRHGDSMSGRAQVFQPAPSRLRDGCYLAIVLLICAVLLLVFGMAVYSSLVKFWPYNLSLSLNHYQFEDTAGGGWLAYRNSLTMALCTALIGSVLIFTGAYLMEKTQGQKGLNLALRLLSFVPMAVPGLVLGLGYVFFFNLNGNPLHVFYGSMTLLVVCTIAHYLTTAQMTATTALRQLDAEFEAAALSLKAPLYRHYLKVTVPICLPALLDIVRYLFVSAMTTVSAAIFLYSPDTILAAVAVLNMDDAGNVGGAAAMSTLILFTSAGVSLLLAWASRGALRRSQAWRQTAPGQ comes from the coding sequence ATGGCTACGGTGATGACTCTGCCGCATCAGGTTAGCCGCGCGGAAACGGGCGACCGTATTTTCGTGCTTGGCGGTAAGTGGTTGTGGCTATTGCTGCTGGGCGTCGCCGTGCTGCTGCCATTGCTGGCGATCTTCTGGCGCGGTTTCAGCAGCGAAGCCGGCCAGGGCGGTGGCTTGGTGGCTGCGCGGGAGCTGGTCACCAGTGACAACTTCCATTGGTTGCTGGGTAATAGCCTCAAAGTTTCGCTCAGCGTGGCGGCCATCGTCGTACCGATTGCCTATCTGTTTGCCTACGCCCTGCAACGCACGTTGATTCCTGGCAAGGCGATCTGGCGCGGCCTGTCGCTGCTGCCGCTGATGGCACCGTCGATGTTGCCGGGCATTGCGCTGGTTTATCTGTTCGGTAACCAGGGCATGCTGCGCGGGCTGCTCTCGGAGAATATCTACGGCTTCTGGGGCATTGTGCTGGGTGAGGTGATCTACACCTTCCCACACGCCCTGATGATTCTGCTGTCGGCGCTGTCCCTGGCGGATGCGCGGCTGTTTGATGCGGCTTCCAGTATGGGCGCCAGCCCGGCACGGGCGTTTCGCAGCATCACCTGGCCGGCGACGCGCCAGGCGGTATTCGCCGCGTTTTGCCTGGTGTTCACCCTGACCATCACCGACTTCGGCGTGCCCGTAGTGGTGGGGGGCGATTATCAGGTGCTGGCGCTGGAGGCCTACAAAGCCGTGGTCGGCCAGCAACAGTTCGGGCGTGGCGCCTTGATCGGCATGGTGCTACTGCTGCCGGCGCTGTTCAGCTTTGGCGTGGATGCCTGGCTGCGCCGTCGTCACGGCGATTCGATGAGCGGGCGTGCCCAAGTGTTCCAACCGGCGCCATCGCGCCTTAGAGACGGCTGCTACCTGGCTATCGTGCTGTTGATTTGTGCCGTGTTGCTGCTGGTGTTCGGCATGGCGGTGTATTCGTCGCTGGTGAAGTTCTGGCCGTACAACCTCTCGCTGTCGCTCAACCACTATCAGTTCGAAGACACGGCGGGCGGCGGCTGGCTGGCCTACCGCAACAGCCTGACCATGGCGTTGTGCACGGCGTTGATCGGCAGCGTGCTGATTTTTACCGGGGCGTACCTGATGGAAAAGACCCAGGGGCAGAAAGGCCTGAACCTTGCGCTGCGCCTTCTCAGTTTCGTGCCGATGGCCGTACCTGGGTTGGTACTGGGCTTGGGCTACGTGTTCTTTTTCAACCTCAACGGCAACCCGCTGCATGTGTTCTACGGCAGCATGACCCTGCTGGTGGTGTGCACCATTGCGCACTATTTGACCACTGCACAGATGACCGCGACCACGGCGTTGCGCCAATTGGATGCCGAGTTCGAAGCCGCGGCCTTGTCCCTCAAGGCGCCGTTGTACCGCCATTACCTGAAGGTCACGGTGCCGATCTGCCTGCCGGCGTTGCTGGACATCGTGCGCTACCTGTTTGTGTCGGCGATGACCACGGTGTCCGCCGCGATATTCCTCTACAGCCCCGACACCATCCTCGCCGCCGTTGCCGTGCTGAACATGGATGACGCCGGCAACGTCGGCGGTGCGGCGGCCATGTCCACTTTGATCCTGTTCACCTCGGCCGGCGTCTCGCTGCTGCTGGCGTGGGCTTCACGAGGCGCGTTGCGCCGCTCCCAAGCCTGGCGCCAGACCGCGCCAGGCCAATAA
- the cadR gene encoding Cd(II)/Pb(II)-responsive transcriptional regulator, whose protein sequence is MKIGELAKLTDCPVETIRYYEKEGLLPPPARTDANYRVYTQAHTERLIFIRNCRSLDMTLEEIRSLLGLRDSPQDQCENVNALIDEHIHHVKARIDGLLALQEQLLDLRQRCGGGPECGILQRLEVSGSVQASEAEPSHVGRSHGH, encoded by the coding sequence ATGAAGATCGGCGAATTGGCCAAACTGACCGACTGCCCGGTGGAAACCATCCGTTACTACGAGAAGGAAGGCCTGCTCCCACCCCCGGCGCGCACGGACGCCAACTACCGCGTGTATACCCAGGCGCACACCGAGCGGCTTATCTTTATCCGCAACTGCCGCAGCCTCGACATGACCCTGGAAGAAATCCGCAGCCTGTTGGGCCTGCGGGACAGCCCCCAGGACCAGTGCGAAAACGTGAATGCGCTGATCGACGAGCATATCCACCATGTGAAAGCGCGGATCGATGGGCTGCTGGCGTTGCAGGAACAATTGCTGGACCTGCGCCAGCGCTGTGGTGGCGGGCCGGAGTGCGGGATTCTGCAGCGGCTGGAGGTCAGCGGGAGTGTGCAGGCCAGTGAGGCTGAGCCTTCACATGTGGGCCGAAGCCACGGGCACTGA